Within Oreochromis niloticus isolate F11D_XX linkage group LG2, O_niloticus_UMD_NMBU, whole genome shotgun sequence, the genomic segment tgACAGGAATGGCACCTGGTGTTGTCTTCTACTGCTGCAACTCAGCTGCTTCAAGGTTCTACGTGTTGTAGATTCatagatgctcttctgcataccttagctgtaatgagtggttattggAGTTACTGTTGCTCGAAGCAGTTTGGCCAGCAAGCAACAGAATAGATGCACCTATTCTTCTGCAGGTACCCCTTATTCTCCTGGTTGCTGAATGTATATGTCTGTGAATGTCTTTATAGATCCAACTATATCAGAGGATTATATCTCTtctccttttctgttttcttttttttttttacattttttaaagtcagaattaGGAGGATTTGGGAAGGGGAAGATCTGTAATGAATAGTTGTGAATGTTGAACCACATTCATCAAagacatttatatttaattgagaagatttaatttgttttgggAGAGAACGGGGAAACcgcctcatttaaaaaaaaaaaaatcactaaacCATCCACCAAAAGAGGGAAAAGGAGTGACTCAGGAACAAACTGATTCaataaaaaaagtttgggaaggTTGTGCGAGGGAGGCTGAAGGGAGTTGACTTTCCTGATTAAATATCTACTTTGATTGAATTATAGTGTTGTGTAGCTATCAGTGATTGCTGTCAGCCCTGAGTCATTATTCAATGGTCTCATTATTAAGCAAACAAAAGCATCTTCAGGCTTTATGGAGGACCACAGACGATTTACTTGCTCAGCTgaacaataaagtttattaatACATAATATGCAAAAATGTAACTAAAATCTCTGTGACGTGTGTTGAACACATATCCCCTGTCGTGAAGGATATATGATGCTTCTTAGTGAGGGAAATGAGCTATGCAAATGGGTTTACGCCGCCTCCACAAACACCTAAGCGAAATGGATGCAACAGCTTGACCATTTTGGTGAAATCCACAAAATATCTCATAAATCACTCACAGGTGCGGCTGtcagcagaaactgctgaggaTGCAGAGATCAATATGCAGACAAATCCTCCCTGAGTTAACCGTTCTTTTGTCACGGCATCACATCGTCTGCCATTTCAGCACGAGGAGTCCGCCgggttggttgttttttttttttgttctgaaTTCGTACATTTTGAGCAACAGTAAGCACATTTTCCCATTTCCTGCCTAAGTACGCTAaacctctgcctctctctcccacgGCTGTGCGAGCCACTTCTCTGCCCATTTTAAATCAGCGGAGCATCAAACACACGCAGAGTACACCTAACAGCCTCAGACAGCCATCAGTGTTATGAGAATTGACAGACGTACACAGATAATCCAACCGTTGCAGAAGGTCAAACTAATTTATTTGATGTAGTCATTTTTGTTCCTAGTTTTCAGGATCAGTGTAGATGTCTGTTGCATAGATGTGATTGGAATGATGAAATGGGCAGTAAAAGGAAGGAGGGGAAAAGGTTTTGATTCatgcacaaatactgtatttaTATTAACAGAGTCATTTTCAGTCACTGGCATGGTTCAGTAGGAGTTAATAACTCCAAATATTTAGATGTGGTTCTGCACTGGAGCGTTTTATGTTGGATATAATTTAGTCTGGACTCCACAGGACTCTGGTGTTAGGCAGCATATTGCTGTTGCATATTTCAGTGAAGATGAACAGCAAATGGAGCCGGGACCGCTTCATCAACTCATTTCATTGGCAGACAGCACTGCCACATTACCTCCAGATCCTGTGGTGGCCCACATAACCGGAGTCGTCCAATCCAGACTGTCGCGTGAGGCTGCTGCGCAGAAAGCCAGCTGGAGACCAAAGGCCCTCGGGGAAATTACTGCCAGATTGCTTGGAAAGAGGCAAAATTGGCCTGCTTATTTGTCAGTGAAGGGTCTGTGTGGTGGACACAGCTGAAATTGAAAAGACAGGGCGAGAGATTAGGTAGCCTGTTGACTACACGAGTCTGTGCTACCTACTGGCGTCTTTAGACTTTGGTGATTACTcagaaagaaatatttttaaaagctgGGAAGTGCAATTATAATTTcagatgacattttttttctacgTGACTTTAATGATGATGAAGCCCCATAACAGTCTAGTCAGTGCAGTGGGATAATTTCAACATGCCAGAAAGTTAAGGGTCAATTATTTGAATGCAGCATTTTCTCACTGGTTCAATAAAAGGAAAGGTTGATCTGGGCTTTTTAATATGGTGTGTTATTCTGctagaagcagccatcagaagagcGGTACACTCTGGCCACAAAGGGATAGACATCAGCAGTGTGCAGGGAAACATCCCTCACACCATtaccccaccaccaccagcagcagccttaAACATTGATGCAAGTCAGTATGGATTCatattttcatgttgtttacaccaaattctgacccttcCATCTGAGTTTGCAAAATTCGAGATTCATCAGAGCAAGCAAGTCTTCCGTTGTCCAATTCTGATGAACAAACTCTAGCCTCAAATGTCCTGTTCTTAACTGACAGAGGTGGCACTCAGTGTGGTGCACATGGtatgtgttcagagatgctcttccgCATAGGTTGGTTGCAGCACTGTATGCAGAGGAGCTACTTTTGGttttctatcagctcaaaacAGTCTAGATATTCCCTCTGACATCTGGCCTCAACAAGGCATTCTCACACAGGGAACAGCTGGATACTATCTCATTTTTGGACCATCATCTGTAAACACTAGAGTCGGATGTGTGGGACAATCCCAGtagatctgaaatactcagaAGTTAAACATATGTACCTAATGAATTGGCCAATTagtaaatatgtatatatatatacatatatatttaagatATCCTCCTGGGAGTTTTAAAACGTGCAAAATGCACTTGTGATATTGTATAGATGCATGCCTTTACACAATAAAATAGATGATTCAGTAAATACCACATCTATTTGTGACCATGCACTCTGTGTCTTACTTTAGTAAAACCCTGTGTGATATGGGCTGCTGGTGGGTTCTAGTTTCAGTTTCATAGCCGTGCAAGCTGCATGGTCGCATCACAATAACTCAGATCTCAGCTGAGCACAGAGAAGCTTTCCACCTTGCAGAAGAGCAGCAGTGAGCCAAACTGTGCTTGTAAATCATTGTGCACAGCGAGGTTCAAATGTGCAGATTTCTGAGTGAAAAGGTATTTAGACTACAGCGCACTGTCTCCAATAACAACTCTTTATATCTTTATAACCAGAATTTAAAAGTTGTTATTGGTGTTTAGGGAAACTGTTTCCTTTAGAGTGCTCACTAGATGTCGCTGTTATCCCATCCTTCTCGCGCAAAGTGACCACACTGATCACTGCGAGCGGTGCCAAAAATTATGGCATCAAACAATATAAGAATTTTCTAAGAAAGCGGGAGGGTTTGAATGTGACCCTGGCAAATATTAGGTTCGGACAGTGGTGCAGTTTGGCGTTTAGATGGCTGTTTAGTCAGGTCTAGCTCACTGATAAAAACCGACCCATTAATAGACCATTACAGGACAACTTGGAGTCAAATCGCACAATCATAACCGCGACTCCACTGGGAGAATCACGGAAAGGTGCTGTCGGCTTGTTCTTGGAAGACTGGGTGTTTTTGAGCTGAATCACGGCAGAGGCGCGTCACCGTGGGGCGTGGTTAACCGTAAGAGATAAACGCCGTGTCCACCGTTACGATGCAGTTAAGTTACAGTTTGGCACGAGACGACACCGGAGCGGAGAGTCTGAGCAGCTAACCAGCGCGCGTAAAGGGATGGAGACGAATGAGATctttttatttactgtattaGCCTCTCACTACATTTGGAACTTCGTCTTCGTCGCGTGGATTTTAACAACAATAGAACCTTTAGACCCGGACTACTATAAAACGCATTATTGAAGTTGGGTCACCTGATCCTGTATGCGCCAGGACACCCGACCGAGATTAGAGCAAGAGAAGTCGTAATGAGTAGTTGTGCAAATGGTGCATTTCCTAACCAGAGAGCTGGTACGGAAAGCAGAATTTCATGCTCAAGCTACACGTCTACCTGCGCGTAAAGGACATGGACATTACGGCTCCGGTCGCCGCTTCCTGAATCACTGCGCTATGTTTTAGTAAGTAAATGAAAAAGCTGTAGTTAGATTAGAAGCAGTGTAGCAGCTTAAAGCTTTTATACGagcttttttcttatttttatgcgCTGACAAATAGTGCAGCGCTCCAATAGCACAGGACCTGAAATCTGGCAGCCAAGCAGCACACACCATTGACCGTGAAAGGCTTGGAAACAGTTCCAGTGCTCCCCGATTTGAACTTTAACTAAAACAAGTTTTTCAAAGTTGCATCTAAGTGGACGAGCGTGGCAGGAGTGGAACATGGCTTTGCCAGATAGTGGCATATCTGCAGAGGAGATACCCTTCCCAGAGATCATAGAGCTCAATGTCGGTGGGCAGGTGTACATAACCCGCTACTCTACACTCACAAGCGTGCCAGACTCTCTGCTGTGGGAGATGTTTACTCAAAAGTCAGCCAAAGGACTGGCCAGGGACACAAAGGGGCGCTTCTTTGTAGATCGTGATGGTTTCCTGTTTCGTTACATCCTGGACTACATGCGCGACCAGCAGCTGGTCCTTCCAGACCACTTCCCAGAGCGTGGCCGTTTGCAGAGAGAGGCTGAGTTCTTCAACCTGCCAGAGCTCGTCAAGCTTCTGGCACCCAAAATCAGCAAACAGAACTCCCTTGGTGATGAGGGATGTCCTAGTGACACAGAGGACTCCTCACCTGGGACTGACACCTCCCGTAACCTCGGCTCTctaggtgctgctgctgctgcctgtgCCAGCCTGGTGCCCGGTGCCATGGATGGCAAACGTTCTGGGTTCATCACTATTGGCTACCGAGGCTCCTACACCTTGGGGCGTGACAGCCACACGGATGCCAAATTTCGCCGAGTGGCACGGATCATGGTGTGCGGGAAGACCTCCCTGGCTAAAGAGGTGTTTGGGGAAACGCTGAACGAGAGCCGGGACCCGGACCGCCCCCCTGAGCGCTATACATCCCGCTACTATCTCAAGTTCACCTTCCTGGAGCAGGCTTTTGACAAGCTGGCAGATGCAGGCTTTCACATGGTGGCCTGCAATTCCACAGGAACCTGCGCCTTTGCCCACGAGCAGACGGACGACAAGATCTGGACCAGCTACACTGAATATGTGTTCTACCGTGAGTGAGACTATCGGCTTTGTTTCCCCGGTCCCCTCACCCTGTATCCAAGAAACCCCCCCCTCCAGTCTCCAGCCatcctgtctttctctctctctgatggCTTCTGAACCAGTAGATGTACTGTAGATGTTGTGCCCTTCCATCTCTCTTTACAGCCTCCAGCTTTTATCCTGTGAACAGTACCTGGCCGCTGCTCTGACTCTTCATACCTTCTCTGCAGATCGAACCTGCAGCCTTCCCCTTCAACCCCAAATTCACCCTCCCCCCCCTCATCCTCAGGCCAAGCTTTTGCCCTTGCTTAAGCCGCCGCCGCTTCATCTAGTTGTAGTCCCCAGCCCTGAACCACAGCAACCCCACAGCCATTCCTGCAGAGACTGATACCTTCTATTCCCTTTTTGTACTCTCTATATAGTGCATATGCCTTGGTTAAAGCACAATACTGTATCCAAGAGCTAATTTTGTTGAATAAAAAAACACCAGTGTGTCTATATGACTAGTGAACCAGTCATAAGGGCATAAGGGAAAGGGCTTCAAAGAGTTGCCGTGATGTACAGTGCTATATTTTGCCTGCTTACTCAAGCAGATCGGACTGTCTCCTGCTCCTTTGAACTAAATTACCAAATAATTGGACATCTTATCAGCCTTGAGGGACGTGAGAAACCccagcacatgcacacacacacacacaaaggaagTGTAATCTAATTTcctttagtttttattaaatgtgtCCAGTACCATGTCCGTGTGGTTTGGGAACGTGCCATAGTTAATCTGTTCTGCTGCTTTGGAGtgaatggaaaagaaaagactgcagtgaagttattttttcagaaaaagCAGATTGAAGTTGTGCAGAGGTCTCCttttccaaaaaaaagaaagaaaaagaaagaaagaaagaaaacaggttGTGTGGCAAATGTTGAAAAACTATTAAAGCTCAAATATTAAGAGATCTTATAGACAGAGAacgagagagggggaaaaaggtGTGTGTATTGACTGTGCAGTGGAGCTTTCAGTATTTTAATCACCCACACTGATAGGGCAGAGAAGATGGAAGGTGTTACATCACTCATGGTCCActgctcttttttcatttattgtgCTTCTTTGAAATTTATTTGTTCAATTACATCTTAAAGATGATTATTTTCCACAGCCGGTCACATGTCAGAATGGGCTTACACATTACTTCCTGTTATTTGCGTAAGAAGAAATCAGCAGTCATCACAGCAGATCTTTGGATGTCCTGTAATCAACAATGTTATTCTTAATACTCAGTATTAGCTGAAGCGGCTGCATATTTGACTATAGCTCACTCCTTCTGTAAGTGAATACCCGCGAGAAAGGGTAGGATTTGCTGTAGCCAGCCAAAGCCCAGTGTTTTCTCACCACTGTAGCAATGGCAGCTTATAGTGAGCGCGTTTAACTTTCAGTTACTCACAGTCGGCTCAAAAAGGAGCACAAGATCCAGATACAGCCTCAGGACGGGTCTGCACATCATATACCTCAGACTAACATAAACTTGGGACACTTAAATCCAACAAAGGATTcatcagattacaggaaaatgCAGAAATGGCTCAAAACAAGGACAAATAAGAGGTTTCGTTTAAAACTGTTTGGGGAACAGGCAGCGCAATGCAGAGTTCACCCGTGCGACAAGGTGTCGACTTTTTAGTGTGTCTGACAGTTATAATAAATGTATTCTGAAATGTCTAGAAATTGCAATATTGTGTTTCAGTGTGATGAAGTGTTGTTGACATTCGAGTCAGTCTGTTAGACCCTGCTGCAGTGTGTCGCTGCAGGCGTAGACAACACTGATATTAAAAGTGTTCCACCAAACGCAAATTGATTTGTCAAATAAAATATGCTTTCTTTCTATCCTGCTTGTATTTCCATTCCTAACCCcaaagaggggggttatttcttgtttccttttcctttttttttttgaataccAGGGAGCACAAAGTATGATGAAAATAGCACATGGCTTCCCATTACCGcagtttcacattttaattttcagtgaCAATGCAAGTCAATCACAAGTAATGGCGTTCAAATTTTCATCTCAGCGTTTCCCATCAGAGGAAATGTCCTTGGACACAAACTCTCCTCCGTATGAAATTTTCAGCCCTCAGGCACCATGTCCTCCATCCTTCCATCTgcttttccacttctttttttttaccctctctttttcccttcagccTGGACTTGCGTGGAGCATTTGACCAAAAAATCTGAGCCAGGATAGAAACGAGGACATGCACAGATAACAGGCCTTGTCCAAGAAGATTAGAAAACCCTTATTTTGTTGCCAATAATTGACCTAATTTCTGTGTGCAGTCAAAATATTAAAGATCAAATCTAAAATTCAGGACTCCGTAGTATTTTTAACCACCCGACACAGCAACAGTTTATCCGTTTCTGAGAGACCGGAAATCATTTTTGTGTGTCGCcaataaaaaacaacagcaaaatacAATATAACTACAAAGTATTTTCATTGAGGGCAAAGGTGTCATAATTTAGACTCGAACAACCAAACGTAAGGGTTATGTAGGCGAGACAGTCACGTGTCATTTTATAAACTCTGACTCAGAAGTTCTCTATCGAGCGATTATCACATGCTAATTATCTTAGTATAAGACCTCTAAACCTGATCTCACTCTGGCCTAGATAAAAGCATAGCTAATGAGCTTCACaaaactttgtgaaaaattTATGTTGCTCTCTAATTCAGGGAGAGaaaaattttttttccccccctgctCTGGAATGCATGACAAATCCTCAGAGACCAGGACAATACTGTGCCTGCAGTGTCTCTCCAGCGCAAATAAACACAGTCACAGGCAGCATTCCTCTGTCACTGTCCTCCGGCGGACTACAGCAACACGGGAGTGCCAAGGTCAGTCATTAGCGCAAGCATGGAGAAACATGCCTTCGTGTGAAATTTCAGGCACTGGCCTCCTTAACCTTTCCTCCTCTCGCCTTTACCACCGCAAATTCCTTGAGATTCAACATTCAGCAGCAGCGAGATGCGTGGAAGTGTTGACATTCAGACGCTGACATTCAGAGCAGCAAAGTCCACAGGCCAGACGAAATGTGCGTGGTGCAATtcagtggtgtttttttttctttcttttttttaatgtgtcttGTGAAACATGTGGTTGAAAAGTGTAGCATTGTCTGCTCGTGTGCTTGCAAAGGCAGCAGGTTCTCACTGTGTCGCCGCGGGATGCCTATTCATATTCAGAGTGTCACAATAAAGATATTTTACCATGACCTTTTGCTTCTTCatgttttgggggaaaaaacacagcAGATTGCAAAATTTCAGCTTGTCCCACAACAAATTATCAACTGAAATCAATCATTTGTTGTTTTAAGTGCAGATTTTCACATTTATGAGGACTCACTTGTCATTAAAGTTGAAGGATTCAAGAATGAGAGCAAGACTGGCTTCTCTGTGTGCCTTCAGGCAGTGATTTGACCCATGCTTTTGTTACTGGAGGCTGCTCTACATGACAACATGCTTTGGCCCcatctctttccctctctgagGATGATCCTTGTCTCGGAGCCAGCTGGGTCATTGCATCCTGTATTTGGAAAAAGAGGGGAAGAAGGCAGAAGAGAACAGGAACAGATGCACGTCAAAGGAAATGGGGATTGGAAAATGGGGCACGGAGAGATAGATATTTGGTAGACTGTGGGGGTATTTATTTGACAAGGATTCGGTGTTCCCATCTGATCTCTCTTCCTGTTATTTGGAGAAGGGGAGGACTGTGCTGTAAGATGCTCCTCTGCGGCCTGTCAGCTCcatcagcacccccaaagagaTTCAGTCACACTGCACCCAAGGGATACACTGCAGAATCAAGAGCGCACTCAGTATAGTTGCCATCACTATCAATCTGTAGCATAAAATCAGCACAAATGGGAGGTTGTTGATCTTTACCATAAGGAAGAAACACAATTTTTTATCATCTGTTTGTGATTCATGAACTTCACCTTTAAGCTGACTAAACTTAGCCAAGATTCCTAGactacatcttttttttctttttcagggaGAGACATATTGCATGTGTGAGAGTGACAAGACAAGAGTGAGTCATTTTATCAGCACCTTAGACTTCAGTGCGCCATCAGATGTCTGAAAGCTGCTGTTCCTGTTCATTCTGAGCCTTCAGCTGCAGCCATGTGGCTGTACTTGTTTATGTCTCACTGCCTCGTCTGCTTTTGGATCTGTCTGCCAGGATAATTTGGctcttgttgttttgttttgttgccttTATGCTTgtgtggagttttttttttttttggatgacAGGTTGGACAGGCCTCAGTTTCGGGTGCGTCAGTGCGACTGAGGTCCACTCCCTCTCACACAAACATGCTGAGTGTGCAGTTGGCATCTCTAAGCGCACGCTCACACGGACGCGCGCGCTCGCGGGGAGAGGGAAGTTGCTACGAGAAGATGTGCAACACAACTCCTGTGGTGGGATTTTGACTCAGGGCCGTGAGGTTTTAGATCTAATCGGCTGCCTTGTTTTCACCCTTCTTTGAGAACAGTTAAAAATGCATTAGCAGGCAAATAAGGCATttacctccctcctcctctcttgatggcaataaaaacaaagagaagaacATGCTCATATAGAACAACATCATTGCTGATAATTACCTTGGAGTAGCACTGACCAACCGAGGCGGGGGGTGTAGCAGGGAGCAGCGGCCTGAGGTGCACCGCTGTGATCTCCATcgaaatgtctgtgtgtgtgtgtgttcgccCCTTGTTTGCTATTGCTGCCATGCAAGCCAACATTTAGGGAGTACAGTAACACTGGCTTGGGGCTTCTTGGTCTCGTTGTGTGTGTTGGATTATTTATAGTGAGTCAGGCACCGAGCCAGATGTGTACCTTATTCACTTGTATCGCTCtgtcctccagctcctccacaTGCCTGGCTTCCCCTCATTCTCAGCTCCTACAGAGAGCAGCTGTCACAAAACATTTTCACCCCGAATGacaggggaggggtggggggtgggggacaGGAGGGATTTCATTGTGCTAGGACAGGAGATGGTCACGTCAGGGGGGAAACCAGAGGGGGGAGTGACAACCTGGGATCACTACTGATTTACAGTACTGTTATCTCATCTCTCTCCCTGCATTGCCAGTTTGTTTTTCCCTTTGTCGGTGCAATTCTCCAACACGGAAATGATGGCTCTGTGCAGACACTGAGCAAGAGCATGAGTGGAATGAAGGAGCACGATATAAGTTGTATAGTAAGTGAAAGTGTCAGGAGCAAATTGTAGGATAAGTGTAAGCAACAAGAAGGAAGAACTGAAGTGGCAAAGCTTGGCATATACAGTCCCACAGAGACTATAAATATGTGACGAGGCAGGAgcaattttaaaagaaaagaggcACGATTAGGCCAAAACTGAGACGTAATAGATTGGATTGGGAGAGGCAGGGCAGAAGCTGTGGCAATAACCAGCAGAGAAAACAGTTAAGTGTCTGTTTGACTTCCCCTGCAACACTTAGCCTCAACCGGCATGTTaaaagaatgcaatgattttctTTTACGTAAAACTTGACAAATTAGTGTACAAAGACTAGTGTACAAAGTGTTTTAGTAGCTTATTGACGTCAACTTCAGTGCTTCTTGGCATTCATTCTCCAAGGGCCTCTAACTTCCCTGGAAAAAATCAACGCAGCTAAATCAAAAGATATTCCCTCATTTTGTGTTTGGATGGCGCTGGTGGACAGTGCTAACACTTGGTACAAAATCTCCCCTAGGTGTTTAATTATTTTGAGCTCTGCTGACTGCATATAATTCATATCATTTTCATTCTCATCAAACCAATGAACCCATGTGCCCTATAGATGGGGGAGTTGTCATTCTGGCAAAGAGGACTGCCATCGTGATAGAAACTTTTAATGATAGGACAATAATGATCGCTCAGAAAAACTTTGTACAGATTTGTAATGACACGTTCCTCTCGGGGGGCAAACCACGCCAGTAAAATGTCTAGTTCAGCAC encodes:
- the kctd12b gene encoding BTB/POZ domain-containing protein KCTD12b; translated protein: MALPDSGISAEEIPFPEIIELNVGGQVYITRYSTLTSVPDSLLWEMFTQKSAKGLARDTKGRFFVDRDGFLFRYILDYMRDQQLVLPDHFPERGRLQREAEFFNLPELVKLLAPKISKQNSLGDEGCPSDTEDSSPGTDTSRNLGSLGAAAAACASLVPGAMDGKRSGFITIGYRGSYTLGRDSHTDAKFRRVARIMVCGKTSLAKEVFGETLNESRDPDRPPERYTSRYYLKFTFLEQAFDKLADAGFHMVACNSTGTCAFAHEQTDDKIWTSYTEYVFYRE